A genomic window from Sanguibacter antarcticus includes:
- a CDS encoding FKBP-type peptidyl-prolyl cis-trans isomerase: protein MSIELPQATGTYGEKPQLTFPSGGAPEGLVVKVLVQGDGAEVVSGNTIVVNYLGQSWAGGVFDNSYDRGAPIDFPIGVGAVIGGWDQGLVGQTIGSRVLLSIPPELAYGQRGVPQAGIAGGATLVFVVDIVDAA, encoded by the coding sequence ATGTCGATCGAGCTTCCTCAGGCGACAGGCACCTACGGCGAGAAGCCGCAGCTGACGTTCCCGAGCGGCGGTGCGCCCGAGGGCCTCGTCGTGAAGGTCCTGGTCCAGGGTGACGGAGCCGAGGTGGTGTCCGGGAACACCATCGTCGTGAACTATCTCGGCCAGTCGTGGGCCGGCGGAGTCTTCGACAACTCGTACGACCGCGGTGCACCGATCGACTTCCCGATCGGTGTCGGCGCCGTCATCGGTGGCTGGGACCAGGGCCTCGTCGGGCAGACGATCGGCTCCCGTGTCCTCCTGTCGATCCCGCCGGAGCTGGCCTACGGCCAGCGCGGGGTCCCGCAGGCCGGTATCGCCGGCGGCGCCACGCTCGTCTTCGTGGTCGACATCGTCGACGCCGCCTGA
- the msrA gene encoding peptide-methionine (S)-S-oxide reductase MsrA — translation MFGSLFGSSLKTSMVSPERALSGRPTPTYTVPETHVVLGTPLAGPWPEGTQVVYLGLGCFWGAEKEFWQLPGVISTAVGYQGGYTPNPSYEEVCSAMTGHVEMVMVAYDPTVVSDTELLRTFWESHDPTQGFRQGNDVGTQYRSAVYWTTPEQRDAAEATLAAFQTKLAERSFGAITTDVRSAEEAGRFYYAEGYHQQYLEKNPGGYCPVHSTGVACPVPS, via the coding sequence ATGTTCGGCTCGTTGTTCGGATCGTCCCTCAAGACCTCGATGGTCTCGCCGGAGCGCGCGCTCAGCGGTCGGCCCACGCCCACCTACACGGTGCCCGAGACGCACGTCGTGCTCGGCACCCCGCTCGCCGGCCCGTGGCCCGAGGGGACCCAGGTGGTCTACCTCGGTCTCGGGTGCTTCTGGGGCGCAGAGAAGGAGTTCTGGCAGCTTCCGGGAGTGATCTCCACGGCGGTCGGGTATCAGGGCGGGTACACCCCGAACCCGTCGTACGAGGAGGTCTGCTCGGCGATGACCGGTCACGTCGAGATGGTCATGGTCGCGTACGACCCGACCGTGGTGAGCGACACAGAGCTGCTGCGGACGTTCTGGGAGTCGCACGACCCCACGCAGGGGTTCCGTCAGGGCAACGACGTCGGCACGCAGTACCGCTCGGCGGTGTACTGGACCACGCCGGAGCAGCGTGACGCCGCCGAGGCGACGCTCGCCGCCTTCCAGACGAAGCTCGCCGAGCGGAGCTTCGGTGCTATCACCACCGATGTCCGCTCCGCAGAAGAGGCGGGCCGGTTCTACTACGCGGAGGGCTACCACCAGCAGTACCTCGAGAAGAACCCGGGCGGGTACTGCCCGGTGCACTCCACGGGCGTCGCGTGCCCGGTCCCGTCCTGA
- a CDS encoding DUF5997 family protein produces MTSSKTPQTMKPATAAKKLGVYLPAAPAEFQEGVITRDQLSTLQTDPPEWLTELRRNGPHPRPTVAARLGISIAGLARGGVTEALTTDEINELREDEPDWLVRERAIQLEVRAEEDRIAARDAKIAKKAENAERD; encoded by the coding sequence ATGACGTCGTCCAAGACACCCCAGACCATGAAGCCCGCTACCGCGGCGAAGAAGCTGGGCGTGTACCTGCCTGCTGCTCCCGCGGAGTTCCAGGAGGGCGTGATCACCCGTGATCAGCTCAGCACGCTGCAGACGGACCCGCCGGAGTGGCTCACCGAGCTGCGCCGTAACGGCCCGCACCCCCGCCCCACCGTCGCTGCACGCCTCGGCATCTCGATCGCCGGGCTCGCACGCGGCGGCGTGACCGAGGCGCTCACCACCGACGAGATCAACGAGCTGCGCGAGGACGAGCCCGACTGGCTCGTGCGAGAGCGTGCGATCCAGCTCGAGGTGCGCGCCGAAGAAGACCGCATCGCGGCACGAGACGCCAAGATCGCCAAGAAGGCAGAGAACGCCGAGCGCGACTGA
- a CDS encoding SelT/SelW/SelH family protein, which yields MATKARVAITYCTQCRWLMRAAWMAQELLTTFPDDLGEVALVPTTGGVFRIAVDGETIWNRKVDGGFPEITVLKRLVRDRVAPGRSLGHADAAAQADLSTG from the coding sequence ATGGCGACGAAGGCGCGCGTCGCGATCACCTACTGCACCCAGTGCCGGTGGCTCATGCGCGCGGCCTGGATGGCTCAGGAGCTCCTCACGACGTTCCCCGACGACCTCGGTGAGGTGGCTCTCGTGCCGACGACCGGCGGGGTGTTCCGCATCGCGGTGGACGGCGAGACCATCTGGAACCGCAAGGTCGACGGGGGATTCCCTGAGATCACGGTGCTCAAGCGGCTGGTCCGCGACCGGGTGGCCCCGGGACGCTCCCTGGGGCACGCGGACGCGGCGGCCCAGGCCGACCTGTCGACCGGCTGA
- a CDS encoding response regulator transcription factor translates to MNSTGVSTVVVIEDDPDIRELIRSVLSRGGIVVHTAENGLDGVALVTSIHPDLVTLDIGLPDIDGYEVARRLRLAPGTADIQILMLSARTHELDPVRGRDAGAELHLSKPFRPRELRAQVDELLARL, encoded by the coding sequence ATGAACTCCACCGGGGTGTCCACCGTCGTCGTCATCGAGGACGACCCTGACATCCGTGAGCTCATACGGTCGGTGCTCTCTCGTGGTGGGATCGTCGTGCACACGGCGGAGAACGGTCTCGACGGCGTCGCGCTCGTGACCTCGATCCACCCGGACCTCGTCACCCTGGACATCGGCCTGCCGGACATCGACGGGTACGAGGTCGCGCGCCGGTTGCGGCTGGCACCGGGCACTGCCGACATCCAGATTCTCATGCTCTCGGCGCGCACCCACGAGCTCGACCCGGTCCGGGGACGTGATGCGGGCGCCGAGCTCCACCTGAGCAAGCCGTTCCGCCCGCGAGAGCTGCGCGCACAGGTCGACGAGCTGCTCGCTCGCCTCTAG
- a CDS encoding FAD-binding dehydrogenase has translation MSDASDVIIVGAGLAGLVAAAEAADAGRSVVIVDQEPAQSLGGQAFWSFGGLFLVDSPEQRRMGVRDSIDLARQDWAGSAGFDRPEDAWPRRWADAYLDFAAGEKRSWLHAMGVRFFPVVGWAERGGYTAQGHGNSVPRFHITWGTGPGILAPFVRRVREHVDAGRIVVRHRHRVDALLTEDGAVTGVCGTVLAPSDVPRGAPSSRSPVRDFTLRAAAVLVTSGGIGGDHDLVRAAWPSRLGSPPEHMITGVPAHVDGRMLAISRTAGARTINDDRMWHYVEGITNWDPVWPAHGIRILPGPSSLWLDATGSRLPVPLFPGFDTLGTLAHLRTTGHDYSWFVLNQAIIEKEFALSGSEQNPDLTGKSVRQVLGRVRKGATAPVEAFKSRGVDFVVADTLDELAAGMNSVTGDGLIDPAELRSVVEARDRETVNPFTKDLQIAAVRSARSYRGDRLVRVARPAPILDAADGPLIAVRLHVITRKSLGGLETDLDGRVLGDDGNPVPGLYAAGEVAGFGGGGMHGYRSLEGTFLGGCLFSGRQAGRALGRSGA, from the coding sequence ATGTCAGATGCCAGTGATGTCATCATCGTGGGCGCCGGCCTCGCCGGGCTCGTCGCAGCGGCAGAAGCTGCCGACGCCGGTCGGTCCGTGGTCATCGTCGACCAAGAACCTGCGCAGTCGCTCGGCGGGCAGGCGTTCTGGTCGTTCGGGGGCCTCTTCCTCGTCGACTCTCCCGAGCAACGACGCATGGGTGTCCGCGACTCGATCGACCTCGCGCGCCAGGACTGGGCCGGCTCTGCAGGCTTCGACCGTCCCGAGGACGCGTGGCCACGGCGCTGGGCCGACGCCTACCTCGACTTCGCCGCCGGTGAGAAGCGATCCTGGCTGCACGCGATGGGTGTGCGGTTCTTCCCTGTCGTCGGGTGGGCCGAGCGCGGCGGGTACACCGCGCAGGGCCACGGGAACTCTGTCCCCCGGTTCCACATCACGTGGGGCACGGGCCCCGGCATCCTCGCCCCGTTCGTGCGACGCGTGCGGGAGCACGTCGACGCAGGTCGCATCGTGGTCCGCCATCGCCACCGGGTCGACGCTCTGCTCACCGAGGACGGCGCCGTCACCGGCGTCTGCGGAACGGTGCTCGCCCCGAGCGACGTCCCCCGCGGCGCGCCCAGCTCCCGGTCCCCCGTCCGCGACTTCACGCTGCGTGCTGCGGCCGTCCTGGTGACGAGCGGCGGGATCGGCGGCGACCACGACCTCGTCCGGGCCGCCTGGCCGAGCAGGCTCGGCTCTCCGCCCGAGCACATGATCACCGGCGTCCCCGCCCACGTCGACGGGCGCATGCTCGCGATCTCGCGCACCGCCGGCGCGCGCACCATCAACGACGACCGGATGTGGCACTACGTCGAGGGCATCACGAACTGGGACCCCGTCTGGCCCGCCCACGGCATCCGGATCCTGCCCGGCCCGTCGTCCCTCTGGCTCGACGCCACCGGATCCCGCCTGCCCGTGCCGCTCTTCCCCGGCTTCGACACCCTCGGGACGCTCGCCCACCTGCGGACCACCGGGCACGACTACAGCTGGTTCGTCCTCAACCAGGCGATCATCGAGAAGGAGTTCGCCCTCTCGGGCTCCGAGCAGAACCCTGACCTCACGGGCAAAAGCGTCCGCCAGGTGCTCGGACGCGTGCGCAAGGGTGCTACCGCACCCGTCGAAGCGTTCAAGAGCCGCGGCGTGGACTTCGTCGTCGCAGACACGCTCGACGAGCTTGCTGCCGGCATGAACTCGGTCACCGGCGACGGCCTCATCGACCCCGCGGAGCTCAGGTCCGTCGTCGAGGCGAGGGACCGCGAGACCGTGAACCCGTTCACCAAGGACCTTCAGATCGCTGCGGTCCGCAGCGCCCGCTCCTACCGTGGCGACCGCCTCGTCCGGGTCGCGCGCCCCGCCCCGATCCTCGACGCGGCAGACGGTCCGCTCATCGCGGTGCGCCTGCACGTCATCACGCGCAAGTCCCTCGGTGGTCTCGAGACCGACCTCGACGGCCGTGTGCTCGGCGACGACGGCAACCCGGTGCCCGGCTTGTACGCTGCCGGCGAGGTCGCAGGGTTCGGCGGCGGCGGGATGCACGGGTACAGGTCCCTCGAGGGGACGTTCCTCGGCGGGTGCCTCTTCTCCGGCCGGCAGGCCGGGCGTGCGCTCGGGCGGTCTGGCGCCTGA
- a CDS encoding LysR substrate-binding domain-containing protein, with protein sequence MPPAPDETPSSDRRSFRLAYAPGVTPAKWVGVWRERLPDVDLVLVPVDALDGGAALREDRADAGLLRMPVPGDDVSMIPLYTEVPVVVVGKEHAIAAFADIAVSDLEDEVLLRPLDESLEWPELPGQPATERPASTGDAVELVAAGVGVVVVPQSVARLHHRKDVTYRPVTDGPGSRVGLAWLEGRSTDLVEEMVGIVRGRTANSSRGRSKPDAAPTTAEPRAATKNSSAPPSKAQLKSAAARLAADRKAAFERKSAARTGAKRGGKPSIGKRGKR encoded by the coding sequence GTGCCTCCTGCCCCCGACGAGACCCCGTCCTCCGACCGCCGTTCCTTCCGTCTCGCGTACGCCCCTGGGGTGACGCCGGCGAAGTGGGTCGGTGTGTGGCGCGAGCGTCTCCCCGACGTCGACCTCGTGCTCGTCCCCGTCGACGCGCTCGACGGCGGTGCGGCTCTGCGCGAGGACCGTGCAGACGCAGGCCTGCTCCGGATGCCCGTGCCCGGCGACGACGTCAGCATGATCCCGCTGTACACGGAGGTTCCTGTCGTCGTCGTCGGCAAGGAGCACGCGATCGCGGCGTTCGCCGACATCGCGGTCTCCGACCTCGAGGACGAGGTGCTCTTGCGTCCGCTCGACGAGAGCCTGGAGTGGCCGGAGCTGCCCGGACAGCCGGCGACGGAGCGGCCGGCCAGCACCGGCGACGCCGTCGAGCTCGTGGCCGCGGGAGTCGGCGTGGTCGTCGTGCCCCAGTCCGTGGCCCGGCTCCACCACCGCAAAGACGTGACGTACCGGCCCGTGACGGACGGGCCCGGATCCAGGGTGGGCCTCGCCTGGCTCGAGGGCCGCTCGACCGACCTCGTCGAGGAGATGGTCGGGATCGTTCGCGGACGGACCGCCAACAGCTCGCGCGGGCGCTCGAAGCCCGACGCCGCCCCGACGACGGCCGAGCCGCGAGCAGCAACCAAGAACAGCTCCGCTCCGCCCTCGAAGGCACAGCTGAAGAGCGCGGCTGCCCGTCTGGCTGCTGACCGCAAGGCGGCGTTCGAGCGGAAGTCCGCCGCCCGCACCGGCGCCAAGCGTGGCGGGAAGCCGAGCATCGGCAAGCGCGGCAAGCGCTGA
- a CDS encoding sensor histidine kinase, whose protein sequence is MTTPSVETMARPPSPGFTGTVVRFLGNSPRAYVIALQAPFAVTVFGVSLAVWVSARDLFLRPMYLVGFTMAVVLTLVCVLVPWTRSRSPVLLVIGMLDIVAGGLMRTATNAELGVLGLLVVFPAMWFATQYRWRGVALGTFGTLAVLLAPLLVSEPGVVQSFDLRFWMRTLLFPWIVFMVGVTVAGFTEFAQGQDARLRNEQARLAQSLAASRRASVLLESILNTVDIGLYSLDADGRPLLANRKHRELGLLMAPPDADPLDTTAPWCAEEQGSLMYEMDRITPVLPENRPTCRALHGQMVEDQRMWLGDDPLTQRAVSVTSREIRESNGDTHGTIVAVHDITEMVQAMRTKDDFVATVSHELRTPLTSIIGYLDLIADAVEDEEYEIPDEVQGHLTVVSRNAEQLLVLVSDLLLTAQAEAGTLRFRMSDVKIGQLASRAIDSFRPRAEAAGVTLKQNIDETRPQHADHARISQVIDNLLSNAIKYTLPGGSVRVVVHTDADATLIVISDTGIGMNPHDLGSLFQKFFRAESARAAAIPGVGLGLVITKAIVDGHKGTIDMKSVLGVGSTVTVVLPRF, encoded by the coding sequence ATGACGACCCCAAGCGTCGAGACCATGGCCCGACCACCGTCCCCGGGGTTCACCGGCACGGTCGTCCGCTTCCTCGGGAACTCGCCCCGCGCCTATGTCATCGCGCTCCAGGCGCCGTTCGCAGTGACCGTCTTCGGTGTGTCGCTCGCCGTCTGGGTCTCGGCCAGGGACCTGTTCCTCCGCCCGATGTACCTCGTCGGGTTCACCATGGCCGTGGTGCTGACGCTCGTGTGCGTCCTCGTCCCGTGGACGAGGTCTCGCTCCCCTGTCCTTCTCGTCATCGGGATGCTCGACATCGTCGCGGGCGGGCTCATGCGGACCGCCACCAACGCCGAGCTCGGCGTCCTGGGCCTCCTCGTGGTCTTCCCAGCGATGTGGTTCGCCACGCAGTACCGGTGGCGAGGGGTCGCGCTCGGGACCTTCGGGACGCTCGCGGTGCTCCTGGCCCCGCTCCTCGTCTCAGAACCCGGGGTGGTCCAGTCGTTCGACCTCCGCTTCTGGATGCGCACCCTCTTGTTCCCTTGGATCGTCTTCATGGTCGGTGTCACGGTCGCCGGGTTCACGGAGTTCGCCCAAGGCCAAGACGCCCGGCTGCGCAACGAGCAAGCACGGCTCGCGCAGTCCCTCGCAGCGAGCCGACGTGCCTCTGTCCTCCTCGAGTCGATCCTCAACACCGTCGACATCGGTCTGTACAGCCTCGATGCCGACGGGAGGCCCCTGCTGGCCAACCGCAAGCACCGCGAGCTCGGGCTCCTCATGGCGCCGCCCGACGCCGACCCGCTCGACACCACCGCGCCGTGGTGCGCCGAAGAGCAGGGTTCGCTCATGTACGAGATGGACCGGATCACCCCTGTGCTGCCGGAGAACCGGCCGACGTGCCGCGCGCTGCACGGGCAGATGGTCGAGGACCAGCGGATGTGGCTCGGGGACGATCCCCTGACCCAACGGGCCGTGTCTGTGACCTCGCGGGAGATCCGCGAGTCGAACGGAGACACGCACGGAACGATCGTCGCGGTGCACGACATCACCGAGATGGTCCAGGCGATGCGCACCAAGGACGACTTCGTGGCGACGGTCTCCCACGAGCTCCGCACGCCGCTCACGTCGATCATCGGCTATCTCGACCTCATCGCCGACGCGGTAGAAGACGAGGAGTACGAGATCCCTGACGAGGTCCAGGGCCACCTGACTGTCGTCTCACGCAACGCCGAGCAGCTCCTCGTCCTCGTCTCGGACCTCCTCCTCACGGCGCAGGCCGAGGCTGGGACGCTCCGCTTCCGGATGAGCGACGTCAAGATCGGCCAGCTCGCCTCGCGAGCGATCGACTCGTTCAGACCCCGTGCCGAGGCCGCCGGGGTGACCCTCAAGCAGAACATCGACGAGACCCGCCCCCAGCACGCAGACCACGCACGCATCTCGCAGGTCATCGACAACCTCTTGTCGAACGCGATCAAGTACACGCTGCCCGGCGGATCTGTCCGGGTCGTCGTCCACACCGACGCTGACGCGACCCTCATCGTCATCTCGGACACCGGCATCGGGATGAACCCGCACGACCTGGGGTCGTTGTTCCAGAAGTTCTTCCGTGCAGAGTCTGCGCGTGCCGCCGCCATCCCCGGGGTCGGCCTCGGGCTCGTCATCACCAAGGCGATCGTCGACGGGCACAAGGGCACGATCGACATGAAGAGCGTCCTCGGGGTCGGGAGCACCGTGACGGTGGTCCTCCCCCGGTTCTAG
- a CDS encoding cystathionine gamma-synthase, whose product MTHTPEHPTSDATTPSAHDWSATGLATRAIHAGQAPDAATGAVVTPIYQVSTYKQDGVGGLRGGYEYSRSGNPTRDALQEALASVESGERAFALASGLAAEDVLLRAILRPGGHIVMPDDAYGGTYRLVHRVLGAWGVEHTPVNTSDPAAVAAAIQPGRTAAVWVETPSNPLLGVSDIAVLADVAHAAGALLVVDNTFATPALQQPLTLGADAVVHSTTKYIGGHSDVVGGAVVTAPGAVLPSGATGPTGSQALADAVGFYQNAAGAVAGPFDAWLTLRGLKTLSLRMERHSSNAAAVAQFLESHPKVASVLYPGLASHPQHDLAARQMSAFGGMVSFRTGSLDSALAVVDRTKIFLLAESLGGVESLIEHPGKMTHASVAGSALEVPEDLVRVSVGIEDLDDLVADLAQALA is encoded by the coding sequence GTGACACACACTCCTGAGCACCCGACCAGCGACGCCACCACACCCTCCGCGCACGACTGGTCCGCAACCGGGCTGGCGACGCGCGCGATCCACGCAGGACAGGCCCCCGACGCCGCCACCGGAGCGGTCGTGACACCGATCTACCAGGTGTCCACGTACAAGCAAGACGGCGTCGGTGGCCTGCGGGGAGGCTACGAGTACTCACGCTCGGGCAACCCGACCCGAGACGCGCTCCAAGAGGCCCTGGCCTCGGTCGAGTCCGGCGAGCGCGCATTCGCGCTCGCGTCCGGTCTCGCGGCCGAGGACGTGCTGCTGCGGGCGATCCTGCGCCCCGGCGGCCACATCGTCATGCCCGACGACGCGTACGGCGGCACCTACCGGCTCGTGCACCGCGTCCTCGGCGCGTGGGGCGTCGAGCACACCCCCGTCAACACGTCCGACCCGGCAGCCGTCGCTGCCGCCATCCAGCCCGGCCGGACGGCTGCGGTGTGGGTCGAGACCCCGTCGAACCCGCTCCTCGGTGTGAGCGACATCGCGGTGCTCGCCGACGTCGCGCACGCCGCCGGTGCGCTCCTCGTCGTCGACAACACCTTCGCGACGCCCGCCCTCCAGCAGCCGCTCACCCTCGGCGCCGACGCCGTCGTCCACTCGACGACGAAGTACATCGGCGGGCACTCCGACGTCGTCGGCGGCGCGGTCGTCACCGCCCCCGGAGCAGTCCTGCCCAGCGGCGCCACCGGTCCGACCGGCTCGCAGGCGCTCGCCGACGCCGTCGGCTTCTACCAGAACGCAGCAGGCGCCGTTGCCGGACCGTTCGACGCGTGGCTCACGCTGCGCGGACTGAAGACGCTCAGCCTGCGCATGGAGCGGCACAGCTCGAACGCCGCAGCCGTGGCCCAGTTCCTCGAGAGCCACCCGAAGGTCGCGTCGGTCCTCTACCCCGGCCTGGCATCGCACCCGCAGCACGATCTCGCCGCACGCCAGATGTCCGCGTTCGGCGGCATGGTCTCGTTCCGCACAGGGTCGCTCGACAGCGCGCTCGCGGTCGTCGACCGGACGAAGATCTTCCTGCTCGCGGAGTCTCTCGGAGGCGTCGAGTCGCTCATCGAGCACCCGGGCAAGATGACCCACGCGTCCGTCGCCGGGTCGGCGCTCGAGGTGCCCGAGGACCTCGTGCGGGTCTCGGTCGGCATCGAGGACCTCGACGACCTCGTCGCCGACCTTGCGCAGGCACTGGCCTGA
- a CDS encoding Bax inhibitor-1/YccA family protein, which produces MGSPVFSKSSAFSPNADRSQGGASAYQGQSAQAQYGQPAGYGQSAGYGSVPDAATLGSMYGAPSATTAQTGRLTYDDVIIKTVGLLAIVIAFAAITWFTVPELFFVGAIVGLVLGLVNAFKREPSPVLIVAYAIAEGVFVGGLSAYFEAAWDGIVLQAVVATFATFTACLFLFRSGRVRVTPRFTRWLLFSMVGYMAFSLINLVVILAGGAEGWGLRSGWFGIAIGLVAVGLASASLIVDFDSIQRGVRNGVPAKFAWTAAFGLVVTLIWLYIEFLRILAIFQSD; this is translated from the coding sequence GTGGGAAGCCCAGTTTTCTCCAAGAGCAGTGCGTTCAGCCCGAACGCCGACCGGTCTCAGGGGGGTGCGTCGGCATACCAGGGCCAGTCCGCTCAGGCACAGTATGGCCAGCCTGCTGGCTACGGCCAGTCCGCCGGCTACGGCTCGGTGCCGGACGCCGCGACGCTCGGCTCGATGTACGGGGCCCCGTCGGCGACGACCGCCCAGACGGGCCGGCTGACGTATGACGACGTCATCATCAAGACGGTCGGTCTGCTCGCGATCGTCATCGCGTTCGCCGCGATCACGTGGTTCACGGTTCCCGAGCTGTTCTTCGTCGGCGCGATCGTCGGCCTGGTCCTCGGTCTCGTCAACGCGTTCAAGCGCGAGCCGAGCCCGGTCCTCATCGTCGCCTACGCGATCGCCGAGGGAGTGTTCGTCGGTGGGCTGAGCGCGTACTTCGAGGCCGCGTGGGACGGGATCGTCCTCCAGGCGGTCGTCGCGACGTTTGCGACCTTCACCGCGTGCCTGTTCCTCTTCCGGTCAGGTCGCGTCCGCGTGACGCCGCGGTTCACGCGCTGGCTCTTGTTCTCGATGGTCGGGTACATGGCGTTCTCGCTCATCAACCTCGTCGTCATCCTCGCCGGCGGGGCAGAGGGCTGGGGCCTGCGGAGCGGCTGGTTCGGTATCGCGATCGGTCTCGTCGCCGTCGGGCTCGCGTCCGCGTCGCTCATCGTCGACTTCGACAGCATCCAGCGCGGTGTGCGCAACGGCGTCCCGGCGAAGTTTGCCTGGACAGCGGCGTTCGGTCTCGTCGTCACCCTCATCTGGCTGTACATCGAGTTCCTCCGGATCCTCGCGATCTTCCAGAGCGACTGA
- a CDS encoding cystathionine beta-synthase, producing MRYAEHISELVGNTPLVRLNAVTTGLSATILAKIEYVNPGGSVKDRIALKMIEAAEASGELRPGGTIVEPTSGNTGVGLALVAQRKGYKCVFVCPDKVSVDKRDVLKAYGAEVVVTPTAVAPEHPSSYYSVSDRLVAEIPGAWKPNQYANPNGPASHYETTGPEIWADTDGRVTHFVTGVGTGGTISGTGRFLRDVSADRATGEVHVVGSDPEGSVYSGGTGRPYLVEGVGEDFWPAAYDPSVPHEIIAVSDADSFEMTRRLAREEGLLVGGSCGMAVVSALRLARRLEDEDPAAAVEAVIVVLLPDGGRGYMSKIFSDAWMRSYGFIGAEDGITAGDILRGKSGALPDLVHTHPVETVRDAIEILREFGVSQMPVVLAEPPVVIGEVAGAVSERALLDAVFSGGAALTDTVGTHMAGRLPLIGSGEPVEAVRAALQDDDALMVIDDGKPVGVLTRHDLLGFLAH from the coding sequence ATGAGATATGCGGAACACATCAGCGAGCTCGTCGGCAACACCCCGCTCGTCCGGCTCAACGCTGTCACGACCGGCCTGTCGGCGACGATCCTCGCCAAGATCGAGTACGTGAACCCGGGCGGCTCGGTCAAGGACCGCATCGCGCTGAAGATGATCGAGGCTGCCGAGGCGAGCGGTGAGCTGCGCCCGGGCGGGACCATCGTCGAGCCGACGTCCGGGAACACCGGTGTGGGCCTCGCGCTCGTCGCACAGCGCAAGGGCTACAAGTGCGTGTTCGTGTGCCCCGACAAGGTGTCGGTGGACAAGCGTGACGTCCTCAAGGCCTACGGCGCCGAGGTGGTGGTCACCCCGACCGCCGTGGCGCCAGAGCACCCGAGCTCCTACTACTCCGTCTCGGACAGGCTCGTCGCCGAGATCCCAGGAGCGTGGAAGCCGAACCAGTACGCGAACCCCAACGGCCCGGCCAGCCACTACGAGACGACCGGGCCTGAGATCTGGGCGGACACCGACGGCCGGGTGACGCACTTCGTCACGGGTGTCGGAACCGGCGGCACGATCAGCGGGACGGGGCGCTTCTTGCGCGACGTCTCCGCGGACCGCGCGACCGGCGAGGTGCACGTCGTCGGCTCAGACCCCGAGGGGTCCGTGTACTCGGGCGGGACCGGACGGCCCTACCTCGTCGAAGGTGTCGGCGAGGACTTCTGGCCCGCAGCGTACGACCCGAGCGTGCCGCACGAGATCATCGCCGTCTCCGACGCCGACTCGTTCGAGATGACACGACGCCTCGCCCGCGAAGAAGGCCTGCTCGTCGGGGGCTCCTGCGGCATGGCGGTCGTCTCCGCGCTGCGCCTGGCACGTCGGCTCGAGGACGAGGACCCCGCAGCGGCGGTCGAGGCCGTCATCGTCGTCCTGCTGCCCGACGGCGGACGCGGCTACATGTCGAAGATCTTCTCCGACGCGTGGATGCGGTCCTACGGCTTCATCGGCGCCGAGGACGGCATCACGGCAGGCGACATCCTGCGCGGGAAGTCGGGCGCGCTGCCAGACCTCGTCCACACGCACCCGGTCGAGACCGTGCGCGACGCGATCGAGATCCTCCGCGAGTTCGGTGTCTCGCAGATGCCGGTCGTCCTCGCCGAACCCCCGGTCGTCATCGGTGAGGTCGCCGGAGCCGTGAGCGAGCGGGCGCTGCTCGACGCCGTCTTCTCGGGTGGTGCCGCACTGACGGACACGGTCGGCACGCACATGGCCGGGCGTCTGCCCCTCATCGGGTCCGGAGAACCTGTCGAGGCCGTCCGGGCCGCGCTCCAGGACGACGACGCCCTCATGGTCATCGACGACGGCAAGCCCGTGGGCGTGCTCACGCGTCACGACCTTCTCGGATTCCTCGCACACTGA